In the Salmo trutta chromosome 33, fSalTru1.1, whole genome shotgun sequence genome, one interval contains:
- the LOC115172435 gene encoding zinc finger protein 770 has product MHQCSVCQKGFPSGSKLQRHYLIHTGQKPFICLVCGKAFRQSVHLKKHSETHTGNYRSWSPPTDSLPHPKSVPTNLDPSLKKSGHYLTTDTPLLPTVSFQRDGTMQRTLLEMYTTATEIKPQPELIPPADNGCFISQQSTLPSGNDFTNVILQDNMIGSDGMENSAWYTDNVHTCTVCLMCFSSSHQLQRHLPVHSHPKPFECSICGMAFRLKVHLKMHSEIHGGRPTGLKTIPMLGSQQSSSRGRMRVNHECPTCSKTFCSPSKLKRHFLTHTGQKPFSCEDCGKTFRQVSHLKTHLYASHNISNSQSGRTKQKRIDARNKNKEMELQCEISVSAPQHLDKLETKSPLPVKVEPNTSDTSHFQCSICLKTFSSSIRCRQHYMMHKEVRPFQCRVCGRAFHLSTHLKRHQFSHKNLDESQNTSQVDDHRDAVSKTEHAYQNSDKGMTTPEPNDSKVFELDIIVKPEHWKLNFKVDKDFPVSTLQDSTATSYLDTPVSGQTNSQCKKISQKTKNQPLNRQCLACLKSFPSPSKLQRHMLTHTDQRPFGCHTCGKRFRQPTHLRIHSRTHLWPRNGKQTYAQRSRPPLRRMTEYRGSPVGVQFQEKLPEKLNFDRNFHLNSPTESQSGQGSAFTCGHNECNSEVQWFQCSTSSLSKLRLPLQMPPETTLNKSGHLELKSQAKPSAGKVHNDPFLSIGPELALKGADATPVGNASHSQHQCLLCFKYFPCASKLQRHNLVHTGLRPFRCLACGKTFRQATHLKVHERTHKWRPFRPASRQGNRMKVRRQQQHRYSKVCVQVPVASSMKTELLHLNGVNEWRPFQDNSEDTCNSQAKAQQDDNIVNTSKQSIQNNLHKRNNSRPINKVICVKRKAHLCTICHKGFDTPSKLSRHFLIHTGIRPFKCSLCTKTFRQPCHLRSHEQRTHENKTCSDVQENSRFRDHETLASAQGKTLRDMPQSYKDSSDHCSVTDEGLEHSSQTRDPGFVVKQDIPDDSMESGSRQSEDYWCTECHSHFLSPSELATHLNVHVQSNEITGQASLQQEMGGHMDVQTNRVIADADSHNVIQNERLDHYWSEPIHTPFQCDTCITSFETERDLQVHKCVSRNLIEFTQSSPYQCAICFKDFKTPSKLQRHYVTHTGERPFQCKVCEKTFTQASHLKTHQRTHK; this is encoded by the coding sequence ATGCATCAGTGCTCCGTTTGTCAGAAGGGTTTCCCGAGTGGCTCTAAACTCCAGAGACACTATCTCATACACACAGGCCAGAAGCCATTTATCTGTTTGGTTTGTGGAAAAGCCTTTAGACAATCTGTACATTTAAAGAAGCACTCTGAGACTCACACAGGGAATTACCGCAGTTGGAGTCCACCTACAGACAGTTTGCCACATCCCAAATCAGTACCTACAAACCTTGATCCGTCCCTTAAGAAATCAGGACATTATTTGACTACCGATACCCCACTGTTGCCTACAGTGTCTTTTCAAAGAGATGGGACCATGCAGAGGACATTACTAGAGATGTACACTACAGCCACAGAGATCAAACCGCAACCTGAACTAATCCCACCTGCTGATAATGGTTGTTTTATCAGCCAACAAAGCACTCTGCCAAGTGGAAATGACTTCACAAATGTAATACTGCAGGATAACATGATCGGCTCTGATGGAATGGAGAACAGTGCGTGGTACACAGACAATGTCCACACATGTACAGTCTGCCTGATGTGTTTTAGTTCGTCTCACCAGCTTCAGAGGCACTTACCAGTTCACAGTCATCCAAAACCATTTGAGTGTAGCATTTGTGGGATGGCCTTCAGACTGAAGGTGCATTTGAAAATGCACTCTGAAATACATGGAGGTAGACCTACTGGGTTGAAGACTATCCCCATGCTAGGGTCTCAGCAGAGCTCTTCCAGAGGTAGAATGAGGGTGAACCACGAATGTCCAACCTGCTCAAAAACGTTCTGTTCTCCATCCAAACTAAAGCGTCATTTTCTTACTCACACTGGCCAGAAGCCATTTTCCTGCGAGGACTGCGGGAAAACATTCAGGCAGGTGTCACACCTGAAAACCCACCTATATGCCTCGCATAATATATCAAATTCCCAAAGTGGCCGTACCAAACAAAAACGAATAGATGCTAGAAACAAAAATAAAGAGATGGAGCTACAGTGTGAAATAAGTGTCAGTGCTCCACAGCACCTGGACAAGTTGGAAACAAAGTCTCCTCTTCCTGTCAAAGTGGAGCCGAATACCAGTGATACCAGTCACTTTCAGTGTAGCATTTGCTTGAAGACATTCAGCAGTTCAATTAGATGCAGGCAGCATTACATGATGCATAAAGAAGTAAGACCCTTTCAGTGCCGTGTCTGTGGCAGAGCCTTCCATCTTTCAACCCATTTAAAGAGGCACCAATTCAGCCATAAGAACTTAGATGAATCTCAGAACACAAGTCAGGTGGATGATCACAGGGATGCTGTGTCGAAGACAGAACATGCATACCAGAATTCAGACAAAGGGATGACTACTCCAGAGCCTAATGATTCAAAAGTTTTTGAGCTTGATATTATTGTTAAACCAGAGCACTGGAAGCTGAATTTCAAAGTTGATAAAGACTTTCCAGTTTCCACTCTTCAGGACTCAACTGCAACATCTTACCTGGATACACCGGTATCTGGTCAAACCAACAGCCAATGTAAGAAGATCAGCCAGAAAACAAAGAATCAGCCACTGAACCGTCAATGTCTCGCATGCCTTAAAAGTTTCCCTTCTCCATCCAAACTGCAGAGGCATATGTTGACCCATACTGATCAGAGACCATTTGGGTGCCACACATGTGGGAAGAGGTTTCGCCAGCCAACACATTTAAGGATCCACTCCCGCACTCATCTGTGGCCCAGAAATGGCAAGCAAACATATGCTCAGCGTTCTAGACCTCCATTACGTCGAATGACTGAATACAGAGGGTCTCCAGTGGGTGTCCAATTTCAGGAAAAGCTTCCTGAAAAGCTCAATTTTGATAGGAACTTTCACCTCAACTCCCctacagagagtcagtcaggtcAAGGCAGTGCTTTTACATGTGGACACAATGAATGCAATAGTGAAGTGCAGTGGTTTCAGTGTTCAACATCCTCCCTATCCAAGCTTCGGCTCCCTCTCCAAATGCCACCAGAAACAACACTGAATAAAAGTGGCCACTTAGAATTGAAAAGTCAAGCAAAACCTTCAGCAGGAAAAGTTCACAATGACCCTTTCCTGAGTATAGGTCCTGAATTGGCTTTAAAAGGTGCTGATGCCACCCCTGTGGGGAATGCAAGCCATAGCCAACACCAGTGTTTGCTATGTTTCAAATATTTCCCATGTGCCTCTAAACTACAAAGACACAACCTTGTACACACTGGCTTGAGACCTTTCCGATGCCTGGCATGTGGAAAAACATTCAGACAGGCCACACACCTGAAAGTTCACGAGCGAACTCACAAGTGGAGACCCTTCAGACCTGCCTCTCGACAGGGAAATAGAATGAAAGTAAGAAGGCAGCAACAACATCGGTACTCTAAAGTCTGTGTTCAAGTTCCTGTGGCGAGTTCTATGAAAACAGAGCTGTTACATTTGAATGGTGTGAATGAATGGAGACCATTCCAGGACAATTCTGAGGATACTTGTAATAGTCAAGCAAAGGCACAACAGGACGACAACATAGTCAACACTTCTAAACAATCCATACAAAACAATTTGCACAAGCGCAACAACTCCAGGCCTATAAACAAAGTGATCTGTGTTAAAAGAAAAGCACACCTGTGCACAATATGCCACAAGGGCTTTGACACTCCAAGCAAACTATCCAGACACTTTCTCATACACACTGGGATAAGACCATTCAAATGCAGTTTGTGCACTAAAACTTTCAGACAGCCTTGCCACTTGAGAAGCCATGAACAACGAACACATGAGAACAAAACATGCAGTGATGTCCAGGAAAACAGCAGGTTTAGGGACCATGAAACTCTTGCCTCTGCTCAAGGAAAGACACTGAGAGACATGCCACAGTCCTACAAAGACAGTTCTGATCACTGCTCAGTCACTGATGAGGGTTTAGAACATTCTTCACAGACGAGAGACCCAGGCTTTGTGGTAAAACAAGACATACCAGATGATAGTATGGAATCTGGGAGTAGACAAAGTGAGGACTATTGGTGCACTGAGTGTCACAGTCACTTCTTGTCCCCATCTGAGCTTGCTACTCATCTAAATGTTCATGTCCAAAGCAATGAGATTACAGGTCAGGCTTCATTGCAACAGGAAATGGGGGGACACATGGATGTTCAAACCAATCGAGTCATAGCAGATGCAGACAGCCATAATGTTATCCAAAATGAGAGGCTTGATCATTACTGGAGTGAACCAATTCACACGCCATTTCAGTGTGACACATGCATCACATCTTTTGAAACGGAAAGAGATCTTCAGGTCCATAAATGTGTCTCAAGAAATCTAATTGAGTTTACTCAGTCAAGCCCATATCAGTGTGCAATTTGTTTCAAGGATTTCAAGACTCCCTCTAAACTCCAGAGACATTATGTCacccacacaggagagaggccatTCCAGTGTAAAGTGTGTGAGAAGACTTTCACACAAGCGTCTCATCTAAAAACACACCAACGCACACACAAATAA